The following is a genomic window from Candidatus Lernaella stagnicola.
TTGGTCGCCGTGCCGGCCGGCGGCGCGATCTTCGTGGGGTGCGCGTCGATGTCGCGGTCCCACGAACCGGCGCTGTAACCCCCGAACATCGGCACTCGGATCTTCACGGTTTCGCGGTACACACCCTCGGCTACGAACAGGACTTTGCCCGCGGGATACGCAGCCAACATGCCTTGGGAAACGGTGGCGAACGGCTCGGCCATCGTGCCGGGATTCGCATCGTCACCGCCGGGCGTTACGAAGTAGCCGACTTCATCGGTGGGTGCCGGCGCGTAGTTTTCGCCCGGCGCGATGTCATTGTCGTCATCATCATCGTCGTCGTTATCGTTATCGTCATCGTCGTCGTCATCAGTAGCATCATCATCAGTAGCATCGTCGTCAGCGGCATCGTCGTCCGTGACAGCTTCGTCATCGTCGACGTCATCATCTGAACCGCCGTCATTGTCGTCGCTACCGCCGTCGTCAGACGAACAACCAGCGACCAAGGCAAGCGCCAGAAAAACCAGCAACAACGTCTTGAGCTTCATGATTATGGTCCTTTTAAGCCGATACCCGAGCGAAACACTTTGCGCTGTCGGATGCAAGTCCCAGCCAGAGCCCTCCCCCAGTGTGGCTGGCTCGTTTCCGCGCAAAAAGGAATCCCGCTTCTTTCCAGCGACGCCGCGTTTTCTTTTGCCTGGATTTTTCTGTTGGCTCAAGATTCCGCCGGTTGGTTTCGCTGTTTCTTTTCAAAACATTTGACGAAAGCCATAAAAAGCGCGATTATGCACTTTGCAAACCAAGAGCTTAGACTGAATTATTTGACCGGTGAGTCTACTTTTACCGGCCTGCTTTAGACTTTCTCTTTGCCTGCTTCTTGTCCGACGATTCAGCCTTTGGCTTCGGGACTTCTCCACCCAAAGCCTGCCGCATGATTTCATCGAACTCGGAAACCGACATCTTGAGATCACCGATCTTCTTTTTCTTCTTCTCTGTCGTCATCGGTACACATCCTTTCGATGACCGATATCCAATATTATCACTTCCTGTGGATTATTGCGAATTACGTACAAAATCGGTAGTGGGTCAGTTTGAATATCTTGGATTACATTTTTAATTCATCAACAAAGTTTCTCAAATCGATGCGCTTCCAGCAGGTATTCGCTAATTCACGCCCACTAGCCGGATCAAAACCGGCATGGACAATTTTTTTACCCTGCCGTTGAATAAATTCTACAGCCGGAATAAAGTCCCTGTCTGAACTCAAAAGAACCCCATAGTCATAGTTGTCATCAACAGCGTGTTGAAGCATGTCGGTTACAATCGCGGTATCCACGCCTTTTTCTACCGTGCGCCTGAGTTTTGTGTTGCAGTTTGGACAATCAAGGATATCCTTATCGCAGTTTGGACAATGTGGAAAACTTGCGGGTCTTCTTTCGAAAATCTTGATTATAAAGCCATCGAAGCTTCCAACTGTATTTGTCAACCAAGCTTTCATGCTCATGTCATTTGGTTTTAATGAATCATAGGAGGAATAAACGGTGCATCCTTCGTATTTTCCTACCTCGTCTTTCTGGGATGCCTCTCTCACTAAAACTACTGGAATTTTCATGTAATCCATACTTACGCGAGAGTCATATCTTTTAAGGGATAATTGGAAATTCCAGAAATCGCAAAATATTTGGACCCTAGCCATTTTATAGCCCCCGAGTTATTATTAATAAAAACGGGAGTCCAAAAGGACTCCCGGAGTTGTCTTACGCTTTCCCTGATGAGAGAGCGGGATTATGTTGCTGTTGGCAACTTGGAGCCAACGCGGATCGTGTTGAACGAAGGATGGGCATGTTGAGAAGGTTTGTCAAGCATTTTTTCCTCTTTTGTGTAACAAAGTGATTTTACTTCTCTTTTGATTCGAGTAACCCGACCACGTCCTCAATACTCCAGCCTCCATCAAAATATGTTCGGCCCGTCGCTCGGAAGCCTTAACTGCGGCAGAACCAACCATGATTCCTCCAATAACTGACTATCCGCGACCGTCTGCGGTTTTTGGATGCCGTAACATCAAACGCTTTCCCTCTATCTTCCGTATTCCAGCAATCGTTCTATCGCCGTCACTTATCTTACGAGTATTGTACTTGTGATCGAGTTCTGCAAGATATAGGGGCAAATGCTTTTTTGAAACATGA
Proteins encoded in this region:
- a CDS encoding NYN domain-containing protein, which encodes MARVQIFCDFWNFQLSLKRYDSRVSMDYMKIPVVLVREASQKDEVGKYEGCTVYSSYDSLKPNDMSMKAWLTNTVGSFDGFIIKIFERRPASFPHCPNCDKDILDCPNCNTKLRRTVEKGVDTAIVTDMLQHAVDDNYDYGVLLSSDRDFIPAVEFIQRQGKKIVHAGFDPASGRELANTCWKRIDLRNFVDELKM